Genomic window (Campylobacter ureolyticus ACS-301-V-Sch3b):
CTAAATTTTCAAAAGCGACATTTTGTAAAACGAATTTTTAAAAGTTCGGTGTATTCGCACTTATAATTTTTGATTTAATTTTAAAATAAGTTTTCATTTACTTTTTAATTTTTTTACTTTGCTTATAGTGTCGCTGTTTGAGTTTATTTTTTTAAAAAAATATCTTTGACAAAATGTTCCGATTAAAAAAATTTATTTTTTTGCTTATTTTTTTAAATTTTAGGGTAAATTTCTGCCATAAATTGATAAAATTTCTATTGAGTTACTTTTTTCATCTAGTTAGAGCTGGACGAACTAAATACACAAAAAGTCAACACAAGTATGTTTCTTTTAGTGGTGGTGGATTTTCAAAAGCTGGGACTTCTTTTTCAAAAAATAATTTTTCAAAGCAATCAGTTATAAAAATGATTTCAAATTTGCCACAAACTTCCATTAAAAGATGTATTGATTATACTTTAAAAAATTCTATTGATGGACTTGCTATTGATGAGAATGGCGACAAGGTAAGCAGTGATGAGATAATGAAAGGTTGGAGCAAAGATTTTGGCAAAAATTTAAACTCAAAAGATGCATGGCATTTGATTTTTTCAATTAATGAGCCATGCAATGATGAGAAAAAATTAAATGCTTTATGTGATGCTGTTAAGGATACTTTGGGAACAAATTTTACAGGTCATAAATACGCTTTTGTTTTACACACTCATCAAAACAATCCACATGTCCATGTTGTTTTAAATAAGAGAAATATTTTTACAAATAAAAAAATTCACTTTAATTCCAAAGCTGAGATTAAAGATTTCTTTGATGAAGCTAGAACAAATTTTGCTTTTTCTTTGGGAGCTAGAGGACTTAAATATGAAAATAAAAACTCACTTTCAAAAGATTTAAAATTAGAGTTTTCAAAGATAAAATCAAGTGTTAGGCTTGAAGTTGATGATTATACTGCTAAGGATAAATTGCAAGATTATTATTTCAACATGGAGGATAAAAATAAAGAAATTTATAAAACTACTAAAAATAAAATTGAGACTATGAATGATGAATTAAATATCCTTAAAAAGCAAAATGCCGAGCTTTTGGCGTTATTCTTACAATATGTAAAAAAGAAAAATAAAAGATCTTATAAACTAGCTAAACAATTAAAAGAAAATAATCAAATAATTTATAAAAAGAATAAAGCTCTTTTAAATGAAATTAATAAACTTGATAAAATTTCATATAAAACTAATCAAATTAATGAGATGAAAATGGCTAATTATAAAGACAGATCACAGGCTCTTGTATTGCTTGAAAATTTTAAATACAACTATCATAAACTCTATCCAAAGGGCAAGAATGCTACAAAATCTGACTTTGAAAATTATAAAAAAGCATGTAGGGCAATTGCAATTTACCGTAAAAGGCAAGGTGATGATGCTATAAAATACTTTGATGATAGTTTGATGGCTTCTAGGATGATTGGTAAAAATAATAGTCTTTTTAAACTTGGTAAAAAACTTGAAATTTTAGATAAAAGCTTATATTTGCTGGAGCATTCAAATTTGAGTGATGATGACAAAAAGGGCTATAAAAAGCGTTTAAATGATAATAAGGAGTTTATTATTGATATTGCTAAAGACCGCTTTAATTTCGTGCAAAATAAGCTTTTAAAGGCTGATAAAATTGATAGAAATAATTTTTTATTTAAAGAGTATTTTAAAGGTGTGGCTGTGCTTAATGTAACGCCTGATGATGAGCTTTTAAAGATAAGAAATAAGCAAGTCCTTATGAAAGATATTTTAAAAGATAACTCATACCATAGAAATAATAACACAATTAAAAAAGATAAATTTAATAGTATTGAAAAAAGCAGAGGTGGTAGAGAATAGTTTTTCTTTTGCATTTGTCTGTATTTTATTTAAAAAACAATAAATATTAAAATAAAACTAAATTAAATAAACGAAATATACTAAAAAATATCAAAATAAAAAGCATAAAAAAATATAAAAATAAAAATAATATTTAAGTAATTGTTAATTTTAAAAAATACTTTTCCCTTTTAAAAAATTTAAAAGTCAATACCTTTGCCATATCCGACATTTTGTAATTTTTTGATATTTTATAAATATGAGTAAAATACGATAAAAAGGGATAAAACTAATTGTTTTAAAATATTAATTAAAACTTAAAGTTTAAAAATGGATTGAAGCTTGTATTTGAGGCTACTTTAAATACAAGCTCCGTCTGATTATAGTGTATTTTTTTAAATTTTAGGGTAAATTTCTGCCATAAATTGATAAAATTTCTATTGAGTTACTTTTTTCATCTATATAAAATGGTATTACATAATTTTTAAAAATTAAATCACGGATTTGTTGATTATTAAAGGCTGTGCTTTTTCTATGTTTGTATGGCATGAAAGTTATTTTTTCTATGGCTTCTAATAAGCCATCATAGAATTTAACAGCATTTGCTGGACTATCTTTCCATATGAAGCTTACTATTTCATCAGTTCTCTTTTCAAATTTTTTATTATACTTAATTTGCATACTCACCAAGCCTTGCAAATAATTCTTTTTTGTGTTGTTTGAATTCATCATGACTTATAAATTCTAATTCTCCACGCTCTCTTTGTGCTAAGATTTCTCTTAAGTCATCCTTATCGGCTTCTGAGAGTTCATATTCGCTATTTGGTTCATTTTTTGAGTAAAATATCTCTGAATTTGGATCTATAGCTCTTACTATATTTTTTATTGATTCAATCACTTTTGAATTAATGTTCGCATTTATTGTTATAGTTTGCATGTTTACCCTTTTTTATTTGTATTAGTTTTTAATTGCCAAGTCTTTCAATGTTTTCTATCATATCATCAACTGATGGACTATATGTATATTTCTTTTCGCAATATTTCGCATCAAGTGAATAATCTCTTCCGAGAGACGGCTCATTTCCAACATATCCTTGGTTTCTTAATTTCTTGTATTTTGCCATTATTTTTTTACACTCTGCTTCTGTAGGCTCTGAATTTTTTTGTGTTTGTTGTACTTTCGGAAGCTGTGGCATCTTAATTTCGCTACAAGCCGTAAAGAACACAGCAATTAAACTCAATGTTAAAATTTTACGCATTTTAAAAACCTTTCTAGTTAATTTATAAAATTATAGCATATTTTTAATGCTATTTTAATTCGTAATCTTTTTTTCTTTTACATTGTAATTATACTATTTTATAGCTTAAAAAATAATAAATATTAAAATAAAACAAAATTAAATATACTAAATAAACTAAAAAATATAAATATAAAATAGATAAGATAACATAAATATAACAATAATATTTAAGCATATTCTAAGTTAAAATCCGCTTTCTCTCCCCCTTTTAAAGAAAAACAGTTAAGATATTATCATTACCGACATTTTGTAATTTTTTGATGCTTGGTAACCACTCACAAAGCACCACAGAAAGGGGAAAAACAGAATGTATCATAAACTTAATTAATGCTTAAAGTTCAAAAACGGATCTTGAGTTTAAATTTGAGATTATATTAAATTTATTGTAGCAAATTGCTATTACCTTGATCTCTCTATTAAATTATCTTTGGATATTTTTTTAAATTTTTCAACATAGCTTTTATCTAAATTGATTCCATTTTTTTGCAATTCAGCATATTGTTTTTTAATACTATTAACAAGATCTCTTTTGGCTTGTGAAATTAAAATATTTTGTTTCTTGTTTAAATAATCTATTTTCTTTTCTAAATCTTTGCATATTGTTTTTTCTTTTTCTTTTACGATTTTTTGTAAATCTTCTTTGAGGCTTGGAAGCTCTTTTTCTATGGCATCTTTAACAATATTTTTATTGATATTATCATAATCGTGCGATGAAAAATTTCTAATATCTCTAATTCCTTTTAAATCTTTTTCTTTAAGTCCATTTAATGCTTCTTTGTTGCCCTCTTCTTCTATTTTCTTAAATTGCTGATGTATTACATCAAAATGTTTCATAATGGCTGGTTTTGTGAGTAACTCATCTTCTAATGCTTCTGAAATGCCCTTTGTTTTGCAAATTTCATTTATTTGATCTATTTTTTCAATAGCTAGTTTTAATCTTCTAATGACTTTATTAGACATATATTGCTCCTTTTACTATTTTGCTTTTTTCTATTTCTTGTTTTGAATAAAAATCACATATGTCAACTGGCTTATTAAAATGTTTTGAAATTTTATTTTTTAATTGGTCTAAATAGTCAAGTGCTTTAAATGCGTGTAGTCTATATAAAAATTTTTCTTTATCTGCTAAAACCACTATATCAATATCTGAATTTTCATCTGCATAGCCGTCAGCATAACTTCCAAAAAGACCAATTCCATTTATTCCATCTTTTTTTAACTGAGGTTTTATTTCAGATAAATATTCAAGTATTTGTCTTTGTGATAAAATCGGCATTTATACTCCTTTTAAAA
Coding sequences:
- a CDS encoding relaxase/mobilization nuclease domain-containing protein gives rise to the protein MSYFFHLVRAGRTKYTKSQHKYVSFSGGGFSKAGTSFSKNNFSKQSVIKMISNLPQTSIKRCIDYTLKNSIDGLAIDENGDKVSSDEIMKGWSKDFGKNLNSKDAWHLIFSINEPCNDEKKLNALCDAVKDTLGTNFTGHKYAFVLHTHQNNPHVHVVLNKRNIFTNKKIHFNSKAEIKDFFDEARTNFAFSLGARGLKYENKNSLSKDLKLEFSKIKSSVRLEVDDYTAKDKLQDYYFNMEDKNKEIYKTTKNKIETMNDELNILKKQNAELLALFLQYVKKKNKRSYKLAKQLKENNQIIYKKNKALLNEINKLDKISYKTNQINEMKMANYKDRSQALVLLENFKYNYHKLYPKGKNATKSDFENYKKACRAIAIYRKRQGDDAIKYFDDSLMASRMIGKNNSLFKLGKKLEILDKSLYLLEHSNLSDDDKKGYKKRLNDNKEFIIDIAKDRFNFVQNKLLKADKIDRNNFLFKEYFKGVAVLNVTPDDELLKIRNKQVLMKDILKDNSYHRNNNTIKKDKFNSIEKSRGGRE
- a CDS encoding type II toxin-antitoxin system RelE/ParE family toxin; translation: MQIKYNKKFEKRTDEIVSFIWKDSPANAVKFYDGLLEAIEKITFMPYKHRKSTAFNNQQIRDLIFKNYVIPFYIDEKSNSIEILSIYGRNLP
- a CDS encoding nucleotidyltransferase family protein, which translates into the protein MPILSQRQILEYLSEIKPQLKKDGINGIGLFGSYADGYADENSDIDIVVLADKEKFLYRLHAFKALDYLDQLKNKISKHFNKPVDICDFYSKQEIEKSKIVKGAIYV
- a CDS encoding DUF86 domain-containing protein; this encodes MSNKVIRRLKLAIEKIDQINEICKTKGISEALEDELLTKPAIMKHFDVIHQQFKKIEEEGNKEALNGLKEKDLKGIRDIRNFSSHDYDNINKNIVKDAIEKELPSLKEDLQKIVKEKEKTICKDLEKKIDYLNKKQNILISQAKRDLVNSIKKQYAELQKNGINLDKSYVEKFKKISKDNLIERSR